TCGACTGGGACATGTATCAGAAATAGGCCTCTCTGAtctacattttaaacttttttgaCTACATCAAAGTAAAACGTCCGGACTCTTATCTCCTACACTGACCACAGTCACTTCATATGTATGGTGCTCACTCGCATCTCGATGGACAGGTCATTGCCCTCGTTGTAAGGATGACGTTTTACGATTTATTTGGTGTTTTGGCcatttaaaacatgtaaaagCCAACCCAGTTATAGCAGACATATTGGGTGTAATGACCGTCGTAGGCCAATAACTACCGATAATGGACAGCTCCACGTCTTGGTGTTGGGTGGCAATAAGTGCGCGATCTCTCTGGTTCAGTAGGCCAGTCGCTGACCTGCAGGGCAGATCATCTGAGCGTGACCACCTCAGcagaaatatgaaaatgtacatgtatccagGTTAACGACCTCGGGTGGCCAATTAGTATAGTGGGGTTTAGTAACTTCAAGTCCGCCTACAATAATACCTTATAATTTATCTACCCGCAGTCACGTCATGGGACAGACATGGCGCCCCAGAAGCTCAGAGACGCCGGGCTGATAACGAAATTAGAAGAGCAGGGCATCAATGTAACCGACTATGGAGATCTCCCATTGGAAACACATCCAAATGACCTCCAGATCGGAAACACCAAGAATCCAAAAACCGTAGGAGCCGCATCGGAAATGGTAAATATTAATGCTCAGTATTAATGGTGATTAGACCGGATGTCGGATTAGATAGGACAGACAACATAAATACTTCGTGTAGAAGGACAGACAACATAAATACCAAGTGTAGAAGGACAGACAACATAAATACCAAGTAGAAGGACAGACAACATAAATACCAAGTGTAGAAGAACGGAGCAattaatgaaaaacaaaatgacaataattttttctttcttcatgTAGATTGCCAAATCGGTTGAAAACATTCTGAAGGAAAACAAGACAGTCCTAGCTCTGGGAGGGGACCATAGTATGGCCATAGGCTCCATATACGGACACTGGAAGGCTCAACCAGATGTTGTCATCATCTGGATCGATGCACATGCAGACATAAATACACCGCTGACATCCGGAAGTGGTAATATGCACGGGATGCCGCTGTCGTTTCTCATTAAAGAACTCGACCAGTATGTACCGGAACTCCCGGGCTTGGAGTACGTTAAACCTTGGTAAGTAAAACAACTCGATTTACTGACGAGTTCCCTCATCACTGTACTCTAGTTCCCATGGCGGTCGGTCTCAAATGTCCATCACTAAATCATCTGCTCTAAAATATACCCCAATCTGGAActatttgaaatattgaatgaCAAATCTTAATTTGTGAAGAAATAATGAGAACGTTACAATACATGAAATATACTTTCATCCGTTGTGTCTATTTCTATCTGCAGCATCCCAGCAAAGAACCTTGCCTACATCGGTTTACGGGATGTGGACCCTGGCGAGAGGTAAGTAGCTAGCCAGTTGTAAATATTAAACTCGTCTTCACCCTGCAATAACAAGGCATCTGCCAAACAGCACGCTTATCAAACATGATATTCAgcattattttgttattttgcaGGAAAATTATTGAAATGCTTGGTATCCCAGCATTCTCAATGCAGGAAGTTGACAAATTCGGTATTAAGGAAGTCGTGGAGATGGCATTGAAAGCTGTAGACCCTATGTAAGTTTATTTATCctttatctaaatatatatagattttccACTAGAGAGTCAAGAATCATATATTGCTGATGGTCAGAGACCTGATTCTATTGACAATGTGATCAGAGTCGTCATGTCTCGGTAATAATCGCCGTGTGTCTCTTTCTTAAAGTCTGTCTTATTTTCAGAGGTGACAAGCCGATTCATTTGAGTTTTGACGTGGATGCACTGGACCCCACGCTGATGCCCAGTACGGGGACCCCCGTACACGGCGGACTGTCTCTGAGGGAGGGACTATATATTGCGGAGGAGATGGCAGCCACAGGTATGTTAAACACACAAACTGTACTTACTTCCGGTACTCCCAACATTTTACGGTGTCAATAACCTGACATTACTTTCGCTGTTATATTCTTAAATCGAATTATTGTTGTGTTGTCTGTCTGAAGGATAAAACTTGAACATTGTTTCCTTGTCTGTTTACAGGGCGGATGTCTGTGGTCGATATTGCAGAGGTCAACCCGATGTTGGGTGACGAAAATGACGTCGCCAAGACAATAAATATGACTTTGGAGGTGATACAGCGGTGCTGTGGACGGAGGCGGAGGGGAGGCTACCCACCAGGCTACAAAGTACCGGTCCCGGAGTCGTCATAGGTACACGTGATATCACGCGCAAATCAGAGAGAAATGGGATCATATTGACAATTGAGTTTGAGAATTAGGAAAGATAGTTCGCTCATCGGAAAATTTGAGAATTACAAATGATAACACATCTGAAAGTAGGGCGCGACCCGGGAAGGGGCGTTACCTGGGAAGGGGCGTTACCTGGGAAGGGGCGTTACCTGGGGGCGTATCCTAGGAAGTGGAACTGAGGAGGGGTGTTACCTGAGAAGGGACATGAACTTTCTCCCGGATTGCAATCGTTATAATGGTATCATATATTATTACACTGACTTCTGTTTGTTTCCACTCAATCATTGTTATCGCTCATTTTCGACGTTGGTATTTACATGCCACGCCTGTTGTACATTTCCTCCTTGATGTGGCCCCGCCCACCTCGTTGGCGGTCTTCATTAACACGTATTGTCTTTAAAGTTACTTATAAACCACTGCCTTAATTGTaattatgttgtaaataatttctatacgtttatataaaatgtttggaGAGCTTACAAGTTTATTCTAGAGAAGATACGATAGTTGGTGTGTACATTCTAGCTCTTAGTAGCGATATGATAttcatgtttaattttgttaaggatatttgaattttatttctgATCAAACATCCAAATATCTTATCCATTTCAAGATCTAGGAATGTGTAGTATATTATCGCGATTGAAACTCCTTGGTATTTATTATGTGAGAATCATAATCCTATAACATCTGTCAGTCATATGCTATTGGTAGAAGTTAGACCGGTGATCTTTGTGTTTTACGCAGATGAAGACATGTGATATTTGTTTGATCTTCGGACGTTCAGACCAgagatatttatttgtttgatcTACGGACGTTCAGACCGGTGACATTCATGTGATCTACGGACGTTCAGACCGGTGATACTGATGTGATCTACGGATGTTCCGACTGATGATATTGGTGTGAAATGCGGACTTTGAGACAGACGATATTAATGTGACCGACGTTCAGACAGGACAGAGGTGATATCGGTATTATTTACGGTAGTTAAGACAGGTGATACAATGTAATCTATAAGCATTAAGATATATGATATTGGTATTATCTACGGACGTTCAGACGTGTAGAATTTATACAAGTTTCTATATGCACACCAACATGGACACAGGTCACACTGGTGTGAGagttatatatcatatgcaACACGAATGTCTCATATACCATAATATTAATGATACTCCAAATTGGTTACCAAGTTGGCAAATAAACTGTTATTGTTAATGAATTGATggtgttgttttatatttaatgaccCTAAATAAAACGGTTGTATGACAAAGTGTCTCGTCCTTCGTAAACGGAAATATTCAGGTGGCGGtatatttaaggattgtacctcattttgactgcgtatacggtagtatgcccgcagttggcaacgaacatttccTATAGTTAGCGCTCCATAGGATATGTTCGTTGCCAACagcgggcatactaccgtatacgcagtcaaaatgaggttcaatccttatatttacattacataaaTCGCTTAAATACCgtacaagaaaataaaattcatgatGTGTTGCGACGGTCGTAACTATGGCAGCCGTGGTTACTAAGATAATACAGTTCCAGTGATTCTACGTGAAGACACAAGAATcgtaacaaaataaaaaaaaaacccacacaatTTCCGTCTTAGaataactatggttgtcaagcacagcgtgtattgacacagatttagtagtgacgtggtcaagTGCTCTCTAGGAACTGaacgcttcagccatttgtcgTTAGCTTACCTCTTGGAGAAGTAAAATATGTACCCATTTCcacaatattcagtttagtttttgacaaaatactcacttgacgttagctttttgtgcagagatcatcgggtaacaggagaaaacgcttAAAATTGCATTGATCAGTCCTTTcgaaatggcgccgtcaagttgacgttcCAGAAACGTCacaatcaagttttttttttttttttttttttttacacaaattGAATCTATATTGTTAGTTAAGACAAATCAATCAAGTTGACGTTCCAGAAACAACTagacgacgtcataattatgttaccgattctcgcgcttattaatccgctaATCCTTTTTTTCACTGCGTATACgctaatttattcgcagtcacagtttactaagctgaagaagggatatatgtaaaacaagagatgtaaatataaactCTTGTACTCTTGATGTGAAGTATGAAACCAAAACCTTGTCTGAtattataaacaatttatataccGATTTGTCCCCCGGTGTTACTTGCAGGGAATGTCGCCATTCAAGTTCAAAAGAGTCGTCTGTACACGAGCTTGGTCAAGGCCGTTCGACTAAATACTGCAATATCGATAtctgtatatacatacacacgTGTACTCATGGATATGGAGgaaaacatttataatattaatttgGCGAACCATCTAAATGTCAGCAAAGTAAGGTTAGACATGTAATCGTTATTCCGAATAGTCATGCTATCCAAGGTTAAAAGGAACAAAtactgaaaatttgaaattacaGATAACGACAACAAAAAGCTTTGGATTCCTGTATGAGtgttataaatgataaatagTAATTATAAAAGTAGGCTTCATTAGTGTACATAATAACCTTACTGTACCAGTCGTCATGGTTATCAAACTTTgttaagattttgttttaatttatttttgattgtACCGGAATATTCTCTTCCTTATAAGAGCAGACTCTTCAAAGAGTGTTTTACTTTCGCACGATGCCGGTCACGTGGTAGATACACAGTAAAAATTGATCATACACTTTAAAGCCGGAGAGACGTCAGCCTAATCAGCTCTACGCGGAACTGTTCTTGGCTTCCGGCGGATGCTGTGGTTGACGGAATCCTGTTATAGTCCTGGGTGGTCCTCAGGAAGAAGGATATCCTGAAGGATCTCTCTGTGATGGAGGTAGTCGGAAAGGaggttcactttttgtcagttgcgagttgcgagttggaaaatgcgagttgcgagttacaaaatgcgagttgcgagttggaaaatgcgagttgcgagttacaaaatgcgagttgcgagttggaaaatgcgagttgcgagttggaaaatgcgagttgcgagttacaaaatgcgagttgcgagttgcaaaatgcgaattgcgagttacaaaatgcgagttgcgagttacaaaatgcgagttgcgagttgc
This DNA window, taken from Pecten maximus chromosome 3, xPecMax1.1, whole genome shotgun sequence, encodes the following:
- the LOC117323977 gene encoding arginase-1-like; protein product: MPEIRMPASQEIGVIGIPFSKGQSRHGTDMAPQKLRDAGLITKLEEQGINVTDYGDLPLETHPNDLQIGNTKNPKTVGAASEMIAKSVENILKENKTVLALGGDHSMAIGSIYGHWKAQPDVVIIWIDAHADINTPLTSGSGNMHGMPLSFLIKELDQYVPELPGLEYVKPCIPAKNLAYIGLRDVDPGERKIIEMLGIPAFSMQEVDKFGIKEVVEMALKAVDPIGDKPIHLSFDVDALDPTLMPSTGTPVHGGLSLREGLYIAEEMAATGRMSVVDIAEVNPMLGDENDVAKTINMTLEVIQRCCGRRRRGGYPPGYKVPVPESS